The following proteins are co-located in the Bathymodiolus thermophilus thioautotrophic gill symbiont genome:
- a CDS encoding AAA family ATPase: MKVQTRRLGEMKKDNTENDIFAWVEWFSELAKNIGKKNQDTLSVSINKAIENKGQSIIKFEAYDPFSFFYYLAQKNTINQRKLFFQEVDRVFNINSPLPDFNDGDCWMFPTPLPNAIVLYQLKDKYDPDLLWRFFQQIISIKNFDELETKAKDEEFINNFEKVLNLTNVGVPKLTQTLFLINSNIFLPIEKVLKPIANKLEGSNVNAEKNIKQLQKNIEQNGFSEYLKIMQKIRALFPDKKLYEINYHLWRREKDMEQEFKQWLRIQTTQKGNLFSEDQVKNLCKDLRETIPSWDNVSDGNLFGIVDTKVINKLYVRCSSGGDLKQLCKDTGNNSPSNALKRYEEFLSKKSSNQGKKKMSNELKEEIKLLKYKKQIILQGSPGTGKTRLAQEIAYCLITGDTLSDNDNERQEQLNILMQSNQKSINKTNAIFETYLKKLLVISTISGRSSFTITEIMPEYIGIKLRSGSLRRIVKNKILDKLNNKKKEKKWKLNGGVSSYEVGIAKHIFDAQSKVNLSPNSKGTEMTILKNLITNLEENKTATPENMPLNLEQYKLIQFHPAYTYEDFVRGIVAETDDNGNISYEVKNKILVEMAENAISDSDSSFVLIIDEINRANLSSVLGELIYALEYRGKAVESMYEYEGSREITLPENLYIIGTMNTADRSVGHIDYAIRRRFAFVDVNTDESVILGRANKLLFEKVKALFDNLSDEFDKNDVMIGHSYFLKKDLALALEYEIKPILQEYRKDGVLTCRQKDIEDLEC; the protein is encoded by the coding sequence ATGAAGGTACAAACAAGGAGGTTAGGGGAAATGAAAAAAGACAATACGGAAAACGATATTTTTGCTTGGGTTGAATGGTTTAGTGAATTAGCAAAAAATATCGGTAAAAAAAATCAGGACACTTTATCTGTATCAATCAATAAAGCAATTGAAAATAAAGGACAGAGTATTATTAAATTTGAGGCATATGACCCATTTTCATTTTTTTATTATTTGGCACAGAAAAACACTATAAATCAAAGGAAATTATTTTTTCAAGAAGTTGATAGGGTATTTAATATAAATAGCCCATTACCTGATTTTAATGATGGTGATTGCTGGATGTTTCCCACCCCACTTCCTAATGCAATTGTTTTGTATCAACTGAAAGATAAATATGATCCAGACCTATTATGGAGATTTTTTCAGCAAATAATATCGATTAAAAATTTTGATGAATTGGAAACAAAAGCAAAAGATGAAGAATTTATTAATAATTTTGAGAAGGTTTTAAATTTAACAAATGTTGGCGTGCCTAAATTAACACAAACCTTATTTTTAATAAATTCAAATATTTTCCTTCCAATTGAAAAAGTGTTAAAGCCTATTGCAAATAAATTAGAAGGCTCTAATGTGAATGCTGAGAAAAACATTAAACAATTGCAAAAAAACATCGAACAAAATGGATTTTCAGAATATTTGAAAATAATGCAAAAAATTCGTGCATTGTTTCCTGATAAAAAACTTTATGAAATTAATTACCACCTTTGGAGGCGTGAAAAAGATATGGAGCAAGAGTTCAAACAATGGTTAAGAATACAAACCACACAGAAAGGAAACCTTTTTTCTGAAGATCAAGTAAAAAACCTATGTAAGGATTTAAGGGAAACTATCCCAAGTTGGGATAATGTTAGCGATGGAAACTTATTTGGAATCGTTGATACTAAAGTTATTAATAAATTATATGTTAGATGTTCAAGCGGTGGAGATTTAAAACAATTGTGTAAAGATACTGGAAATAATAGCCCTAGTAATGCACTAAAAAGGTATGAGGAATTCTTAAGTAAAAAATCATCTAATCAAGGAAAAAAGAAAATGAGTAATGAATTAAAAGAAGAGATAAAACTATTAAAATATAAAAAACAAATCATTCTGCAAGGCTCGCCAGGCACAGGAAAAACACGACTTGCCCAAGAGATTGCATATTGTTTGATTACTGGAGATACTTTAAGTGATAATGATAATGAAAGACAGGAGCAATTAAACATTTTAATGCAATCTAATCAAAAAAGCATTAACAAAACTAATGCTATATTTGAAACATATTTGAAAAAACTTTTAGTTATATCTACCATTAGTGGAAGATCGTCTTTTACAATTACAGAAATAATGCCAGAGTATATAGGTATAAAGTTAAGAAGTGGAAGTTTACGTCGTATCGTAAAAAATAAGATTTTAGATAAGCTTAATAATAAGAAGAAGGAGAAAAAATGGAAACTAAATGGTGGTGTAAGCTCTTATGAAGTGGGGATTGCTAAACATATTTTTGACGCTCAAAGCAAAGTGAACCTATCTCCAAATTCAAAAGGAACGGAAATGACGATTCTCAAAAATCTAATTACAAATTTAGAGGAAAACAAAACGGCAACCCCCGAAAACATGCCTCTAAATTTAGAGCAATACAAACTAATCCAATTCCACCCAGCATACACTTACGAGGATTTTGTACGGGGGATTGTTGCTGAAACAGATGATAACGGTAATATTAGTTACGAAGTAAAAAACAAAATTTTGGTAGAAATGGCAGAAAATGCAATCAGTGATTCTGATAGTTCTTTTGTTTTGATTATTGATGAAATCAATCGGGCGAATTTATCCAGTGTGCTGGGCGAGTTGATTTATGCTTTGGAGTATCGGGGTAAGGCGGTGGAGAGTATGTATGAATATGAAGGTAGTCGGGAGATTACTTTGCCTGAGAATTTATATATTATCGGCACGATGAACACCGCAGATAGGAGTGTAGGGCATATTGATTATGCGATTCGGCGGCGGTTTGCGTTTGTAGATGTGAATACAGATGAGAGCGTTATTCTTGGTAGAGCCAACAAGCTATTGTTTGAAAAAGTTAAAGCCTTATTTGACAATTTGTCTGATGAGTTTGATAAAAACGATGTAATGATTGGACATAGTTATTTTTTAAAGAAGGATTTAGCGTTGGCTTTAGAATATGAAATTAAGCCAATTTTGCAGGAGTATCGTAAAGATGGCGTTTTGACTTGTAGGCAAAAGGATATTGAAGATTTGGAGTGTTGA